Below is a window of Oryza brachyantha chromosome 10, ObraRS2, whole genome shotgun sequence DNA.
tataaaatacaaCTCTTTTGATTGATaataacataatttataattattattggtCAAAGGAGTATCTCAAGAACTATGTCCAGATCTAATTAAACatagctatattttagaacggatgaATTAGTAAATTATGGTCGCTTTCTCTCATGTGAATACCTTCATTGATCTCTCCATTATCTATCGATCAGTGATATACTTTTGACacagaaaaaagaaggaaaaaaatgtttcgtTATTCTTGGATCGTCTTTCTTCTCTTacattgtttcttttctagaaATTGATCTCTTGTGCAAGGAGGCTCATGGTTAAGTGAGACTCACTATATTGGTTGAGGGTTTCGTGAGGAGACAAGATCCATTTGAAGCCTAAGCACAAGCACATAGGGTAAGAtctcatatatttattgaggGGAATTTAACCGTTCGCCACTTTCAATTGACGCATTTGATCAGTTCTTTACATAATTCATAAGTCTCTTGTAATACTGCCGGTTAGGGACTATTTTGGGAGCATTTTTCATGTCCTCCTATATTCTTCTGGTAGGGTTTGATGAGGTGCATCTAGAACGAGGCATGGTTGAATTAGGAGAACTACGAGCTTGTTTGAGGGCTTACATATGATTTAATTAATAACCGGTTGACGTCTAGATAAAAGCACGTAGGGTTTTATAGTGTTTTTAGGAATAAAATGTAAACCTAAAAAAACGCACAATTGTTCTCAAATAGGTTTATCTTTTACCCTTTCTTAATTCGAACACTGTAGAAGTTGGCGAtctacaaacatgcaagaaaattttggtaaaaaaattcccactatatataaacatgaaaaaaattatccctATGATATGTTAGgtattttttgcttttactaTACTAAACAATTTATTGGCTCTATGTATGCAATGGTGACTGACATGGAAGAAGGCGACGAATGTCCAGCTAGCtagcggccatggcggcggtgagTGGAACATTCGGTCGATATTGTTGAGCTCCGGAAGCTAGCTATCTACCGTGGAACGGTGGCATTGGCCGCTTAGTTTGGGCTGGATTTTCAATGTCCAAATCCGACAGCTCAATTAGGCCCAGACAAACTTGGACCAAGAAAATTGTTGGcccatttaaaaatttaggcCAATAATCCAGACAGTTATAGGCCCCTCAACATCCAGCCCAGCCCAACACAATGTTCAAACTGTTTTATTAGGTTCAATCCAATGAATAAATCTTAGGAACACTTGAACAATTGCTTTGCTGAAAGGTTTTGATCCAAGGAATTCTTTagcaatataaataaatatcactaaaaatatataatgggTGTTACAACTTATTACACGGTAATCATCAAATCAAGGATGGTGCGATATGAATATAGAGtgaaatgcaaatgcaaatgcCGAAGCATACATATAGGCAACAAGGGATTCATCCAGACAATTGCACGGCTCATCTTAGCAGGTGAAGTCGGATGGGCAGATCTTGCCGCAGTGGTTGAGGATGAGGCTGAGGTCGACGGGGACGTTGAGGTTGAGGCCCAGCACGTTGGCCTTGATGGCGGTGCAGAggcagacggcggcgtcgaggtCGACGAGCCCGTCGAGCAGCGGGCAGCAGTCGTCGGGGCCGGCCCCGATCTTCACGCCGACCAACCCCAGCACGTTGGCGCACACCCGCAGCTTCAGAGCGTCGATCGGGCAGCGGCCATGGCGGTGGTACGACGGCGTCGGCACCACGGGCGGCGTCGGGATgaccggccgaccgccgccggagcAGTGGGGCTCACAGCCatgcacggcgacggcgaggaggagaatGCTCAGTGCAAGAAGAGGAGCGACCTTGGTGGATGCCATTTGCTCAAGTGATGGCGGAGTGATCGAGCTGCTGCTAGTGCTAGACTGCTTTAGCTTTGTGTTGGGTTGGGATGGTTTGCTTGGGGCGTCTGGTATTTATAGccgatatatatatggagCTAGCTGTTGGGGATTAGCTAGAATATTATACGTTGCTGCCTCgcttgatgcatgcatgcgtgatGAACTACTTGTATGCATGTTGCATGGATGATTTGCTTGGCTGTGTGCTGCATGGGGAAGATTTTGCCAGGAGGGAACAGATTGCTGGAATAATTCGACCGTGGAGACAactaacattttattttattcttttggtTTTAACTGCCGACTAATTAATATCGGTTCTGAGTTCTGGCTGCTGACATTGTTCTTCGCCGGGCCAGTATTCTGACATTGCTTGCCATGATGTTataattttgccaaaaaaaaagcatggtTATCATTCCAAAACACTCTTTCCTCCAGCTAGCATTTTACGTGCTGGAGCTTATCCAGAAGAGGCCACcagttcatttttattttacacttTCGCAGATATGTATACGGTCCCAAAAATTTCCAATATTCATAAACATTTTGAATGTAAAATGACCGGAAATGATTGGGGACTTGGATCCCCTTCGTAACTAGGCGACGAAATGATGTGTACTTCTGCTCAATTGCCTCTGGTTGTGTACTGCATGGGCCGGTTGTTCGCGTGAGATAGGACAAGATTTTGCGAGGAGGGAACAGATACTGGTTGAATTAGACCATCGATTGATGCAGGTTGCAGAAGCAAGTTGAACAGTtgtatttccttttcttttttttaagaaaaagggCTCGACTATGGTGCTCTGTAGCGTTAGTATTATGCTACCGGTATTATCATCGTAAAAGAATCTTGACCGTTTATGTAGAGTTACACTATTagtagaaaatttataatgtcagttattgttgttgtagtataaatagatttgaTCGATACAtttgattataaaatttaaatgttctaGATTACTTCTACTAGAGAGCATTGTAgagcatgtattttttttttgaaatataagtGATCTAgcgaatattttaaaatttatattttttgaaatataaattgtATATTAGTTATACAATTTGAACGAAGTGCACCAGCTAAGCTGTGAGTTCTTGACCTCCTCATACTACATAAAGAATATCTGGAGCTAGCTGATCCCCCAGGATCACGTTACAggattatattaattaatcacgacctcaaaatattattgatcaGATCATACCATAGCCCATAGGAATACTGATAAGATGAAACATGCTGACTCTTCATGTGAACAAAATAGCTGGAAGCCTACACAAGCTAGTTTGCATCAGACAGAGGCATTGCAACATGAATGATTTAATGTGCTAAGCATGCTAGTTTCTTTAATATATCACATGGGTTCCGATAATTAATACTAGCAGGCCGAATCGTCATCATTCCAATTTCCACACGGCTCACTATTACATTCTCTGTCACTTAATCTGCCTCGTTATTTCAGCATATGCCATGCAATTGCTCTGCATTCTATAGACATGCAAGAAAAGTTTGCTCAATTTTTCACACTGTACATaaacctgaaaaaaaatggaaattcTCTGTCAGTGATGTGTTAGGTGTTGTTTCTTTGCTATCCTGAGCAATTTGCCTCTACATATGCaatggtggcggcggagctccggcggccgtggcggcggcgagcggaaGATCCGTGTTGAGCTCCGGTGGCCGTGGAACGGCGGCCTTGGCCCATTCTGATTGGGCTTGATTCAGTGCAATCCCGAAGGCCCAAATCATCAAAGCCTTACATGGACCCAAAAAATGTTGGCCCGTTTAAATTTGGGCCTAATGGACCCCCTGAAAACTGGGCTTCTTGAAATATTCCTATATgggctgctttgtcgcaattTGGGCCTAAACACATGTCTGTCATCTGGGCTGCTGATCTTTCTTAACGTTCTGCtgtgaattttattaaatactgCTCCAtccatttaatattatatgtcACTTTAGGTATGTTATAGATAAGTATCTTCAAGTTTAactaagtttataaaaatataacaatatctttagataaaataacttataatatgaaacagagatagCACTGCTATTTATCAAAGTCAGATAtaaccatgatttttttgttcatcatAGCCTAACTATTTTAAACTTTCTTATCGAGGGAAGGAGGGGGTCTAGCTAAAATACGGGATTTTATCCCAGACTATTTACGGAGCCTATGGGTAGTCAAATCCCCCGTTGTTTTGCTGGTGATTATGCTTgtaagtaaaatttaaattctaatatttaaatttagagttaattttaatggtttttatcctaatttattttctaataattacttttaaattgttaagaacatatatataatagttgaGTAATTTTCCAGTTCTTAAGAAAATACCATaagctaccaaaattttagcgtaAAGTTTGATACTTTCGAGTACCTaagataccaagaggtaccaaattttacactaaaattttggtagctcCCGATACCTAATTAAGaacggtaaaattgctcataataGTTTTACtgatagaatatttttaatagtcaATAAGTCGTTTCGCGTGtgcttttataaaaaaagtgatGCTCAAAATTGCTACATACACacaaacagagggagtactagttgtttaattttttttaaaaaaaatccagcaaAGTTCTTGGAAATTAAGTgctatcaaaaatttaaaacgcCGATGATATATAGAGCATTAAAGTTCCAAAACGTCATTATCAACAGTAGGAGCTTCGATGTGATCTAGTCCTAACAACACCATTTAATTTCCCGCGAGAAAAGACACCTGAACGAACTGGAGGTTCGGACGACCTTGATCGAGGATGTGCATGGCGCCAAACTGCATGCCAACCAATCCTTTCCCTCCGTGTGCTTCAGATCTTCCAAGTTCCGTTCCAACCAGGGGTTGAAACCGAAGCAGCAGAGATTAATTTGTGCCCACATGATCAGCGGCGAGACGGTCAAGGCACGATGCGACTGTGAAATGTGCAAATTTTTTGTTCAGATGCTGATGTGACATGCGATGACGCCATGGACGCACGCGAGCTTCATTGTACTACTTAATTTTTGGGTGGAAATCGCCATGCGCGCGCCTCCGTGTCCATATTTGTcactgttaattaattaatcgagcACTTCTCGttcttcgtcttcttcctccagccAGTGGTCGCATCCATGGTGTCGCCATCTTGGCCGGGGCGGCGTCCAAACTCCAAAGTCTCCCGGTCTATACGCCGAGAGGACTTAACCGCGTTCCTTAATCAATCGTGTCTTGTGCTTAGTGTAAAATTAAGCTGACAAGGCTAGCTGAAGATAGGCGAGAGgatcgatggcggcggcgccggcgccggaggagaaGGTGTTCGTGGCGCTGCCGGCGGAGCCCAAGGCCGGGAGGTCGACGCTTTCGTGGGCTCTCGGCCATTTCCGCGACACCGGAGGAGGcactgtcgtcgtcgtcgtcacgcaTGTGCACGTGCCGCCGGAGATGATCCCCGTCAGTACGTACCTGCATgccctcttcttcttgttttgtttAGAA
It encodes the following:
- the LOC102703337 gene encoding cortical cell-delineating protein-like, whose protein sequence is MASTKVAPLLALSILLLAVAVHGCEPHCSGGGRPVIPTPPVVPTPSYHRHGRCPIDALKLRVCANVLGLVGVKIGAGPDDCCPLLDGLVDLDAAVCLCTAIKANVLGLNLNVPVDLSLILNHCGKICPSDFTC